In Maridesulfovibrio sp., a single genomic region encodes these proteins:
- a CDS encoding iron-containing alcohol dehydrogenase — protein sequence MQFQFSTAQKIIFGPGSAKAIPDHVSEMGKKVCLVTGHNPDRLQWLQDSLSARGVYRTVIPVSGEPETGFISECATKARAEGCDMVVAVGGGSVLDAGKAIAALLPNKRDVLDYLEVVGKGLPLENRPAPLIAAPTTAGTGSEVTANAVLLSPEHGVKISMRSMYMIPDLAIVDPELTLSMPPEVTAATGLDALTQLMESFVSRFASPMTSPLCREGMYHAADALGTAYKHGNNIEARSSMSLAGLLSGAALANAGLGAVHGFAAPLGGQLRAAHGAICAALLPQVMEINIRALRERDKNNPAINAYTETARILTCIKSAAPEDGVEWVRNLCSNLKIPGLAAIGLKENDFPDLAAKASRASSMKGNPITLTETELIEILQKSL from the coding sequence ATGCAATTCCAATTTTCCACAGCTCAGAAAATCATATTCGGGCCGGGATCGGCCAAAGCCATCCCCGACCATGTTTCGGAAATGGGCAAAAAAGTATGCCTGGTAACCGGCCACAACCCGGACAGGTTGCAGTGGCTGCAGGACAGCCTTTCCGCCAGGGGAGTTTACCGGACGGTGATTCCCGTATCCGGAGAACCTGAAACGGGGTTCATATCCGAATGTGCGACAAAAGCACGCGCAGAAGGTTGTGACATGGTTGTGGCTGTCGGCGGCGGAAGCGTTCTTGACGCAGGCAAGGCAATTGCCGCGCTGCTGCCGAACAAGAGGGATGTGCTTGATTATCTGGAAGTGGTCGGCAAGGGGCTTCCGCTGGAAAACAGACCGGCTCCGCTCATAGCAGCCCCGACAACCGCCGGAACCGGATCGGAGGTAACGGCCAACGCAGTGCTGCTGAGTCCCGAACACGGGGTAAAAATAAGCATGCGCTCCATGTACATGATCCCCGACCTCGCAATCGTGGACCCGGAACTCACCCTGAGCATGCCGCCGGAAGTGACCGCGGCAACGGGGCTGGACGCCCTCACCCAGTTGATGGAATCATTTGTCTCCAGATTCGCATCGCCCATGACCTCTCCCCTGTGCAGGGAAGGGATGTACCATGCCGCCGATGCCCTGGGTACAGCCTATAAGCATGGGAACAATATCGAGGCCCGCAGCAGCATGTCTCTGGCCGGGCTCTTATCCGGTGCAGCCCTGGCCAACGCCGGCCTTGGAGCAGTACACGGATTTGCCGCACCTCTCGGTGGACAGCTTCGTGCAGCGCACGGGGCCATATGCGCCGCACTCCTGCCGCAGGTCATGGAAATAAATATCCGAGCACTCAGGGAACGGGACAAAAACAATCCGGCAATCAATGCCTATACGGAAACAGCCCGCATTCTCACCTGTATAAAATCCGCTGCCCCGGAAGACGGTGTCGAATGGGTTCGGAACCTTTGTTCCAACCTGAAAATTCCGGGACTGGCTGCAATTGGATTGAAAGAAAACGATTTCCCGGATCTCGCGGCAAAAGCTTCCAGAGCCAGCAGCATGAAGGGCAACCCCATTACACTGACTGAAACCGAGCTGATTGAGATACTGCAAAAATCTCTTTAA
- a CDS encoding TIGR03905 family TSCPD domain-containing protein, with amino-acid sequence MENITLEPTMMSSLGRTDLQNGTETFTPKGVCSKLIRFTVTDGKLSYVHFTGGCDGNLKGISALVTGMELEKIIETLSGITCGRKTTSCPDQLSRALREYMEK; translated from the coding sequence ATGGAAAATATCACTCTTGAGCCCACCATGATGTCATCCCTGGGCAGAACAGATCTGCAGAACGGAACCGAAACTTTCACCCCCAAGGGCGTATGCTCCAAACTGATCCGTTTCACTGTTACGGACGGGAAATTGTCCTATGTGCACTTCACCGGAGGCTGCGACGGTAACCTCAAGGGCATTTCCGCCCTCGTCACCGGCATGGAACTGGAAAAGATAATCGAGACTCTCTCCGGTATAACCTGTGGCAGAAAGACCACATCCTGCCCGGACCAGTTGAGCCGTGCTCTGCGTGAGTATATGGAAAAATAA